The DNA region TGCCAACCCAACGCATGGACCTGCGCGAGCAATGCCTTCCATTCCGGCAACGCCAGATCTGGCAGCGGCTGGCCGACCAGATTGAGGCGGACGCCGACCACACCGGCGCGATCGAGCGCGCCGAGCTCGTCCGCCGCGACGCTTGGGTCGACGACGGCGATGCCGCGCAGGCGGCCATTGGTCGCTTTCAGGCATTCGACCAGATAGGAATTGTCGGTGCCGAGAAAGCTCGGCTGCACCAGTACGCCGTTGGTGATGCCGTTCTGGTCGAGCTGCTGCAGATAGAGATTGAGCGGCGCGTCATAGTCCGGCGCATAGCGCCTGCCGGACGCGAGCTTCAGGCCGCGGTGAAACACATGGGAGTGGGTATCGATCGCGAGTCGCGGCACGTCAGCCCTCACCTGCTTCACCACTCCGCCCGCCGACAGCACGGCAGTCAATCCTGCGGCAAACCGGCGCCGCGTCATCCGATCCGAAGTCATCATCATCCCTCATCATCACGCACGTGTGGCGGCGGCTTGCTCGAACACCTTGCCGCGGGTCTCCGGCAGCATCAGCACGGCGATCAGCACCAGCGAATAGGCAAACGCCGCATCGATCCCGATCGCAGCACCAAGGCCGATGTGATCGCTGAGATAGCCGACCAGGAATGGAAACGCCGCCGAGACGACGCGGCCGAAATTGTAGCAGAAGCCGACGCCGGTACCGCGCACGCCGGCCGGATAGAGCTCGCTGAACAGCGCGGCCATGCTCGCCGGGATGCCGGCCGAGAAGAAGCCGAGCGGAAAGCCGAGCACCAGCATCTGCGAGTTCGAAAGCGGCGCGAAGATGTAGACCAGCACGGTCACCACGCAGGCGGCGGCGAACAATGCCGCGTTGGCGCGGCGCCCGATCCGGTCACTGACGATGCCCGACGCCACGCAGCCGCAGAAGAATGCGACGATGATCACGGCAAGGTACGCGCTGGAGCCGAGCACGGAGAGATGCCGCACCTCGCGCAGGTAGGTCGGCAGGAACGTGGTCAGCGCCGCATAGCCGCCGTGGGCGCCGATGCCGAACAGGCCGCCGATCAAGGTCGAGCGCAGCACGTCGCGGTGGAAGATGCCGGCCAGTGTCGCGAGGAACGGCGGGTCGGCAGCACGCGGTGCGCTGCGTGGCGGCTCCTTCAATCCGCGGCGGATGTAGAGGATCAGGAGCGCCGGGATCAGGCCGACCGCGAACAGGATGCGCCAGGCGATGTCGGGCGGTGCATAAGTGAACACCAGCGCCGACAGCAGCACCGCGGCGCCCCAGCCGACCGCCCAGGCGCTCTGCACGGCGCCGAGCGCCTTGCCGCGATGCTCGGCGCGGATGATCTCGGCCATCAGCACCGCGCCACAGGCCCATTCGGCGCCGAAGCCGACGCCCTGGATCGCCTTCAGGATCACGAGCTGGGTGTAGTTCATCGCGAAGGCGGAGGCGAAGGTCGCCAGCGCAAAGGTCGCGACCGTGATCTGCAACGCCTTGACCCGGCCGAAGCGATCGCCGAGCGCGCCGCCGAGCCAGCCGCCGAATGCGCCGAAGAACAATGTCACCGACCCGAGCAGGCCGGCGTCGGCCTTGCTGATCCCGAACGCCGTGATCAGCGCCGGAATCGCCAGGCTGAACATCTGGACGTCGAGCGCATCGAGCCCCCAACCGCCAAAACTTGCCCAGAAGGTGCGCCGCTCGAGCGGTGACGCGTCGCTGTACCAGTCTGTCATCGTTCCTCCCCGTGATTTCTGTTTTGTTCTATTTGATTGCCGCGCTCACCTGATCTCGGCGTGGTAGCGGAAGCGGTCCGCCGGCCCGCGCGAGCGGCGCCATTCGATCGGCCGCCGCTCCAGGTCGAACGCCAGGCGCTCGATCACGATCAACGGCGCGTTGGCCTCGAGCCGCAGCAGGCGCGACTGCATCTCGGTTGCGATCTCGACGGTGAGGATTTCATCGGCGGAGACCACGACCTGGCCGCAGCTGTTCTCGTAGAGCGGATACAGCAGATCGCCGAATTCTCCGGTCGCGAGCGACAGGATCGCCTCGAAGCGCGACCGCTCGAGCCAGATCTCCTCGGCGAGCAGCGGCAAATCGTCGATCAGGCGCAGGCGCGACAGGCTGATGACGGGCTCGCCGACGGGAATGCGCAGCGCCGAGGCGACCGCCGACGTCGCCGGCATCGCCTTCCGCCGCAGGATGCGGCTTTGCGGGACGCGGCGCTCGCCGCTCTCGGATTGGAAACGGAAGAAGCGGAACAGCGAGGAGTTGAACCGCGCCCGGCGCACGAAGGTGCCGCGGCCCTGCTGGCGCTCCAGCACGCCGTCGCTGACCAATTGATCGATCGCCTTACGCACGGTGCCGATGGCGACGCCGTAACGTGCCCCAAGCTCGGCCTCCGACGGGATCAGGTCGCCGGGACGCCATTCGTTGCGGTTGATGCGCGCGGCGAGATCGTCGCGGAGACGCTGGTAGCGCGGCAGGCGGTCGTCGATCGCTGAGCTCATCTAATCATCTATATGAGTAGTTGATGATCGGTCAACCACTACTAAATTACCTCGATTGCACTATCCGAGCTGCCAGACCGCCACCGGCCGGTCGTAGCCCCGCACCGGCACCTCGCCGCGCGACACCGCGTCGTTGCACACATCGCTCGCCGCCTCGCGCACCGCCGACGAGATCAGGAACTGGGTGCCGAGCTCCTTGTTCAGCGCTTCCAGCCGCGCAGCGAAGTTCACGGTGTCGCCGATCACGGTGTATTCCTTGCGCCGGGGCGAGCCGATATTGCCGGCGACGACTTCGCCGATATGGATGCCGATGCCCATGCGCAGCGGCCAGCTCGACGTGGCGTTGAGCCGCTCATTGGCGGCGAGCATTTCGCGCGCGGCGGCCACAGCCTGGTGCGCGGCGTCGCCGGCCTCGAAAGGCGCGCCGAACAGCGCGAGGAAACCGTCGCCCAGGAACTTGTTCACGATGCCGCCGTGGCGGTCGAGGATGTCGACCAGCACCGCGAAGGCGCCGTCGAGCCGGTCGACCACCTCCTGCGGCGAGCGGGTGCGCGCACCGGACGTGAAGCTGCGGAAATCAACGAACATCACGGCGACCCGGCGGATATCGCTCCCGGTCGAGGTGCCCTCGGCCATCAGCCGCTCGACCACCTGCGGCGAGACGTGCTGGCCGAACAGGTTGGTGATGCGGTCGCGCGCGGTGCCGGCCGCGATGCTGGACGCGAATTGCCGCCGCAACTGCATCCCGACGGCGCCGGCGAGGATGCCGCAGATCAGGATCACGACACTGCGCGCGGCGTGATAAAACAGGTCCGGCGCAGGATCCAGGGTGCCATCAGGACGATAATACATCGCCATCCAGAACAGCTCCGACGCCGCGACGAGGCCGGTGAAGGCCGAGAGCCCGAAATCCAGCCGCAGCGTCGAGGCGATGATGAAGATGAAGTAGACGAACGGCGCGACCCAGCCGAGCGCCGCGACGGGACCCATGCTGTCGATGTGGAGGCCGAGCGCAATCGTCGGCATCGAGGTTTCGATCAGCGCGCCGATATAGCGCCTGACGACCGGCAAGTCGCGGCCCTGCTTCATGTACCAGCTGATCGCGCCATGCACCCAGAGCTCGAACAGGATGAATGGCCCGATGATGGAATAGAGATAGGACGGCTTGAAATTGCCGTGCCACACCCGCACCAGCGCCTCGGGCGCGATGAGGTAGATCGCGGTGGTGATGACCGAGAACGTCGCGGCGATCCCGATCAGCACCTTGATGCGGAGCAGCTCAGTCGTCATCACCTCGCGCATCAGCGCGTGGTGGAAGCCGGGCGATACGGTGGTGTCTTGCGACGCTTTGTCTCTGTTCCAGAATCCCGGCATTCCCCGGCCCCCGTCATTGCTGACGGCATCCATCCTAGCCTCAATCCAGCGTGCGGCGGAAGCGCGTCACGGCGACCGTCATGGCGAACAGCATCAGGCCGGCCAGCGCGATCGTGTCGTATTGCAGGTTTTGCATCGCCGCGCCCTTCAGCATGATGGCGCGGACGATGCGGACGAAATGGGTCAGCGGCAGGCCCTCGCCGACATATTGCGCCCAGACCGGCATGCCCGCGAACGGAAACATGAAGCCGGACAGCAGGATGCTCGGCAGGAAGAACATCATCGAGAGCTGCATCGCCTGCAACTGGTTCTGCACGATGGTCGAGAAGGTGTAGCCGATCGACAGATTGGTGGTGATGAACAGCGTCGTCAGCAGCGCCAGCAGCGTGAGGCTGCCGAAGATCGGCACGCCGAACAGGACGACGCCGATGCCGATGATCAGCGCGGCCTGGATGAAGCCGACGATCACATAAGGCACGATCTTGCCGAACATCACCTCGACCGGCTTGATCGGCATCGACAGCAGGCTCTCCATGGTGCCGCGCTCGATCTCGCGCGTCACCGACAGCGCGGTGAAGATCAGCATGGTCATGGTCAGGATGGTGCCGACCAGGCCGGGCACGATGTTGAGGCGGGATTCCGCCGCCGGGTTGTAGCGGGCATGGGCGCGGATCTCGAACGGCATGTCCGGGGGATCGCCGATATGCAGGTCGTGCGCCAGCGCGGTCTGCACCAGCGGACCGAGCGCGCCGAGCGCCGTGCCCGACGCCACCGGGTCGGTGGCGTCCGCGGCGACCAGGAGCGCCGGCTTGTCGCCGCGCCGCACCGCGCGCTCGAAGCCGCGCGGGATCTCGACCCCGAATAGCACCTTGCCGGATTGCAGCAGCTCGTCGAACTGCTCGACGGTATGGACCTCGCGGACGAAGCGGAAATAGGCCGTGTTCTCCATCGCCTTCAGGATCGAGCGGCCGAGATCGGTGTCCTCCTGCAGCAGCACCGCGCTCGGCAGATTGCGCGGCGTGGTGTTGATGGCATAGCCGAACAACGTCAGCTGCATTACCGGCAGCATGATGATCATCGCAAAGGAGACGCGGTCGCGGCGAAGCTGGATGAATTCCTTCACCAGCATCGCGTAGCTGCGCCGCCAGAAGCCGAACGCCGGCTCCCGCGCCTCGCTGCGCGCGTTTGCCTCACTGTGGGGAATTGCGTCTGTCGCACTCATTGCATTCGCCTGGGCTGCTAGCCTTGCTGGAAATTGTCCTTGGAGCGCCCCATCAGATCGATGAAGACGTCTTCGAGCGACGGCTCGCTCGGCTGCCAATGCCATTTCGCATCATCGCGATAAGGCGCGATGGCGGCCTCGAGCGCTGCTTTGTCGCGGCCGGAGACATGCAGGCTGGTGCCAAACGGCGCCACCATGTCGATGCCGGGTTTGCCGGAGAGCTCGGCCATCAGCCCGTTGAAATCCTCGCCCGTCACCGTGTAGGTCGACAACGCGGACTTTGCGATCACCTCATCGACCGTGCCGTGCGCCAGGAGATGGCCGTAGGCGATGTAGGCGATCTCGTGACAGCGCTCGGCCTCGTCCATGTAGTGGGTCGAGACCAGCAC from Bradyrhizobium genosp. L includes:
- a CDS encoding GntR family transcriptional regulator; this encodes MSSAIDDRLPRYQRLRDDLAARINRNEWRPGDLIPSEAELGARYGVAIGTVRKAIDQLVSDGVLERQQGRGTFVRRARFNSSLFRFFRFQSESGERRVPQSRILRRKAMPATSAVASALRIPVGEPVISLSRLRLIDDLPLLAEEIWLERSRFEAILSLATGEFGDLLYPLYENSCGQVVVSADEILTVEIATEMQSRLLRLEANAPLIVIERLAFDLERRPIEWRRSRGPADRFRYHAEIR
- a CDS encoding ABC transporter permease — its product is MSATDAIPHSEANARSEAREPAFGFWRRSYAMLVKEFIQLRRDRVSFAMIIMLPVMQLTLFGYAINTTPRNLPSAVLLQEDTDLGRSILKAMENTAYFRFVREVHTVEQFDELLQSGKVLFGVEIPRGFERAVRRGDKPALLVAADATDPVASGTALGALGPLVQTALAHDLHIGDPPDMPFEIRAHARYNPAAESRLNIVPGLVGTILTMTMLIFTALSVTREIERGTMESLLSMPIKPVEVMFGKIVPYVIVGFIQAALIIGIGVVLFGVPIFGSLTLLALLTTLFITTNLSIGYTFSTIVQNQLQAMQLSMMFFLPSILLSGFMFPFAGMPVWAQYVGEGLPLTHFVRIVRAIMLKGAAMQNLQYDTIALAGLMLFAMTVAVTRFRRTLD
- a CDS encoding MFS transporter, with translation MTDWYSDASPLERRTFWASFGGWGLDALDVQMFSLAIPALITAFGISKADAGLLGSVTLFFGAFGGWLGGALGDRFGRVKALQITVATFALATFASAFAMNYTQLVILKAIQGVGFGAEWACGAVLMAEIIRAEHRGKALGAVQSAWAVGWGAAVLLSALVFTYAPPDIAWRILFAVGLIPALLILYIRRGLKEPPRSAPRAADPPFLATLAGIFHRDVLRSTLIGGLFGIGAHGGYAALTTFLPTYLREVRHLSVLGSSAYLAVIIVAFFCGCVASGIVSDRIGRRANAALFAAACVVTVLVYIFAPLSNSQMLVLGFPLGFFSAGIPASMAALFSELYPAGVRGTGVGFCYNFGRVVSAAFPFLVGYLSDHIGLGAAIGIDAAFAYSLVLIAVLMLPETRGKVFEQAAATRA
- a CDS encoding amidohydrolase family protein; amino-acid sequence: MMTSDRMTRRRFAAGLTAVLSAGGVVKQVRADVPRLAIDTHSHVFHRGLKLASGRRYAPDYDAPLNLYLQQLDQNGITNGVLVQPSFLGTDNSYLVECLKATNGRLRGIAVVDPSVAADELGALDRAGVVGVRLNLVGQPLPDLALPEWKALLAQVHALGWQVEIQRNATDLATLAPKLLELGVNVVLDHYALPDPKLGVADPGFRSILKLGASRKVWVKISAPYRNGAAGDAFAKQAYPLLRDAYGIDRLLWGSDWPHTQFETTQNYAKNRKFLDELVTDADERARVLASPRALFRF
- a CDS encoding adenylate/guanylate cyclase domain-containing protein; translated protein: MPGFWNRDKASQDTTVSPGFHHALMREVMTTELLRIKVLIGIAATFSVITTAIYLIAPEALVRVWHGNFKPSYLYSIIGPFILFELWVHGAISWYMKQGRDLPVVRRYIGALIETSMPTIALGLHIDSMGPVAALGWVAPFVYFIFIIASTLRLDFGLSAFTGLVAASELFWMAMYYRPDGTLDPAPDLFYHAARSVVILICGILAGAVGMQLRRQFASSIAAGTARDRITNLFGQHVSPQVVERLMAEGTSTGSDIRRVAVMFVDFRSFTSGARTRSPQEVVDRLDGAFAVLVDILDRHGGIVNKFLGDGFLALFGAPFEAGDAAHQAVAAAREMLAANERLNATSSWPLRMGIGIHIGEVVAGNIGSPRRKEYTVIGDTVNFAARLEALNKELGTQFLISSAVREAASDVCNDAVSRGEVPVRGYDRPVAVWQLG